The Staphylococcus sp. 17KM0847 DNA segment TAAAATAAGATTGGAAGTGGCAATGGATGCGTGTCATTGCAGGAAATCATAAAAGTAAATCATTAGAAACTTTAGAAGGGCGTCATACGCGTCCAACAATGGATAAAGTGAAGGAAGGCATATTTAATAGCTTACAAAGTATAGAAGGATTAGGTCTTGATTTGTTTGCAGGAAGTGGAAGTTTAGGTATTGAGGCTTTATCTAGAGGTATGGAAAAAGTAATTTTTGTAGACCAAAATATGCGCGCAGTCAAAGTGATTCATAATAATTTAAAGCGCTTAGATTTGGCTCATCAAGCAGAGGTATATCGCAATAATGCTGACCGTGCACTAAAAGCATTAAGCAAACGAGAGATACAATTTGATATTATTTTTTTAGATCCGCCTTATGAAAAAGGTTTAATAGATAAAGCATTACAACAAATTCATTCGTTTGATTTATTAAAAAATAATGGTATTATCGTGTGTGAGTTTAGCCATCGTGAAGAGATTAACACAAAACCATTTGAGGAGATTAAACGTTATCATTATGGCTTAACAGATACTTGTGTTTTACATAAAGGAGAACGTCATGGTTAATACAAAAGCGGTCATTCCCGGAAGTTTTGATCCAATTACTAACGGACATATTGATATTATCGAAAGAAGTTCAGATCGATTTGATGAGCTACATGTTTGTGTACTACGCAACATGAAAAAGAGTGGTACATTTTCAGTAGAGGAGCGCATCGATTTAATTAAAGACTCTGTGGCACACTTGCCTAATGTTCACGTGCATTCTTTTGGTGGTTTATTAGTTGACTTTTGCGATAAGATTGGTGCAACTACGATTATTCGGGGGTTGCGTGCAGTGAGTGATTTTGAATATGAATTACGTCTTACATCAATGAATAAAAAGTTAAATAATAAAGTTGAAACATTATATATGATGACTTCAACAGAATATTCATTTTTAAGCTCAAGTGTTGTGAAAGAAGTGGCACAATATGATGCAAATATTTCAGAGTTTGTACCACAACATGTTGAAAAAGCACTGGTGGCAAAGTATAAAAAGTAGAAGAGAAATAAGGTGTGGAGCAGAAAGTGCATCTTTGTAAACAGTTGTCATCAACCTGTTCCGACAAGGGTATCTAAAGTGAAAAAGTTGGTTTGAAATGTATTTTCACTTCAGACACCTACTATGGTTTATAGATATTTATGTACTTAATTTAGGATAACTGATAATTTTTACTCTGTTGTTATCTTTGTCGTAGTCGTATAAGCTATATATTTAAATTATGAATAAATATACACGGGAGTATTAAAGTCATCTTGTGTACTACCAGTAAGAATATTATAAATACGCGTGGCTTTGATTTCATTTGTAATATATAAGGCGTTATTTTGGTTGACATTGGTAATGATGTTTATATTAGGTGTATGTTGCTTGAGCCACTTTAAGTAATGTTGCCCTTGACGAGACATTGCAAGGATATGTGCAGCATTTATATCTATACACTTTGCTACATCTTGTTGCTTAACATTTAACAATACGTTCATAAGCAAACGTTGAATATGTGTATAAGTATAACGTTTTGTTTTTAATTGTTGCATTAAGTCATCATATGATGTTGCACGTTGTATACATTTAATTAGGCGATGTTCAAACCCTTCTGACATCGTATAAATGTGTTTTAAAGACGCAGCATCTTGTTGAAAAATAGTGAGCTTTAGCATATCAAATAAGCGTGACTGATGACGATATGCATTGACAAATAGTGAATGATTCGTCTCAGGTACCATCTCTCGCCATTTGTTGTCTCCATTAGTAATTGCACATCTGATTGCAGATCCACTAGCAAATGTATGGTGCTGAAAAGTGGTTTCGTGGTGCTGTGTGTGTTGGCGTAAAATCGTATAAGGTTTAATGTTGCTCGAAAGTTGATAAAGTTGTTTTAAGTATGAAATAGCGAGTATATTATTAGGTGATTGAAGCAATGTATTATCAATATGTTCCCCTACAATACGTGCATAGGACTTTCCTTGTTTCATAGCTTGTTGAAAAGAAACTGTATGTTCGACGTTTAGCAATGTTAAAGCTGCTTGGTTCAGCGCTTTAATATCACCCGATTCACTACCAAAGCACAATGCATCGGCAGAAAGATAATCTGCCAGTTGAATGCCTGTACGGGCAAAGGTGTCACTCGAAGACAATGAACCGATGAGTGGCATTTCGACCACTAAGTCAACGCCAGCCATAGCCATCTGTGCACGCTGAAACTTATTAAAAAGTGCTGGTGTTCCTCGCATAACAAAATGACCACTCATAATAGCAATCGTTACGTCAGCACCTGTCTGTTGCTTTGCAGTAAGTGCATGATAGAGGTGTCCGTTGTGAAAAGGATTATATTCTGTAATTAAAGCAACACTTTTCATTTGCAATCTATCCTTTCATCTTTCATTATGAGTATTGTAACAGAAGATAAGATGTTAAGAAAAAATCTTGACAACTTGCTTAGGTAAAGTTAAAATAAATTTTGTGCTTGTTAGAGGTGAAACCATATGAAATGGTCAATAACACAATTGAGAAAATATCAAGGACAACCTTTTAAGATTGATCAAACGATTGAATTCAATGATTTAGAACGTCAATTGGATATCATCAACTTGTCTCCGATACAAGTTGACGGTACACTTAACGTTAAATCATCAGAAGTTGTAGCAAATATGCGCTTGCGTGGTGTTTATACAATACCATGTGCAAGGACACTTGTTCCAGTAGAAGTGCCCTTTGATACAACAACAACTGAAGTGTTTGATCTTGATGGTTTGTATGAAGATGAAGACGATGAATATTATCATCTTGCGACAGATGGCATGATTGATTTGCGACATATCGCTGAAGAAATCATTATGTTAGAAAAACCGATGCGTGTCACTGCTGAAAACAGTGATGATATGCTGACAGGTGGTCAAGGTTGGGACGTTATTGACGAAGACGATTTGGAACACAACCCACCTCAAGATGAATCAAATGTGCATGTCGATCCGAGACTTCAAAAATTACAACAATTATACGATGAGAATGATCATGCACACTAATTTCAGTGGCAGTTCGTCATAAGGAAGCGAATATAAGGGAGGATTAATCATGGCAGTACCAAAAAGAAGAACTTCTAAAACAAGAAAAAACAAACGCCGTACACATTTTAAATTAGCAGTACCGGGTATGCAAGAGTGCCCAAGCTGTGGTGAATTAAAAT contains these protein-coding regions:
- the rsmD gene encoding 16S rRNA (guanine(966)-N(2))-methyltransferase RsmD, yielding MRVIAGNHKSKSLETLEGRHTRPTMDKVKEGIFNSLQSIEGLGLDLFAGSGSLGIEALSRGMEKVIFVDQNMRAVKVIHNNLKRLDLAHQAEVYRNNADRALKALSKREIQFDIIFLDPPYEKGLIDKALQQIHSFDLLKNNGIIVCEFSHREEINTKPFEEIKRYHYGLTDTCVLHKGERHG
- the coaD gene encoding pantetheine-phosphate adenylyltransferase; the protein is MVNTKAVIPGSFDPITNGHIDIIERSSDRFDELHVCVLRNMKKSGTFSVEERIDLIKDSVAHLPNVHVHSFGGLLVDFCDKIGATTIIRGLRAVSDFEYELRLTSMNKKLNNKVETLYMMTSTEYSFLSSSVVKEVAQYDANISEFVPQHVEKALVAKYKK
- a CDS encoding nucleotidyltransferase — its product is MKSVALITEYNPFHNGHLYHALTAKQQTGADVTIAIMSGHFVMRGTPALFNKFQRAQMAMAGVDLVVEMPLIGSLSSSDTFARTGIQLADYLSADALCFGSESGDIKALNQAALTLLNVEHTVSFQQAMKQGKSYARIVGEHIDNTLLQSPNNILAISYLKQLYQLSSNIKPYTILRQHTQHHETTFQHHTFASGSAIRCAITNGDNKWREMVPETNHSLFVNAYRHQSRLFDMLKLTIFQQDAASLKHIYTMSEGFEHRLIKCIQRATSYDDLMQQLKTKRYTYTHIQRLLMNVLLNVKQQDVAKCIDINAAHILAMSRQGQHYLKWLKQHTPNINIITNVNQNNALYITNEIKATRIYNILTGSTQDDFNTPVYIYS
- a CDS encoding DUF177 domain-containing protein; this translates as MKWSITQLRKYQGQPFKIDQTIEFNDLERQLDIINLSPIQVDGTLNVKSSEVVANMRLRGVYTIPCARTLVPVEVPFDTTTTEVFDLDGLYEDEDDEYYHLATDGMIDLRHIAEEIIMLEKPMRVTAENSDDMLTGGQGWDVIDEDDLEHNPPQDESNVHVDPRLQKLQQLYDENDHAH
- the rpmF gene encoding 50S ribosomal protein L32, which produces MAVPKRRTSKTRKNKRRTHFKLAVPGMQECPSCGELKLSHRVCPSCGSYKGEEVVSK